The DNA window AGCAGGGAAATCGTAGTTACTAATCCTTTAACAGCAGCGATGCCCACTGAAACCACAACGTCAATGCCGAGCGGCACGCAGGACGATGGGCTGGTCATGCCTCGCCTGCTTCGTCGGAAAGCTGCGGCGATATACCTTGGAATCAGTCTGGCGATGTTGGATTTGTTACGCCTTCAGGGTGAGGTCGAGCCCGTCCCGATGCCAGGCCGCAACGGCCAGCCAATCCGCACGCCACTTTACGACCGCATTGACCTTGATGATGCCAAATTGAAAGCTCCTTCCTCTACATGGACTTATCTCATCAACGACAATACGTTTGAGGATATGTTGGGGGTACAATTGATTGGTAATGCCGGGTTGCAGGTGGGGGCGGGTATATGGTGGCCTTTGATGCTCTTTTACTCTTTGGTGAGAAAACTAAGTAGGAAAAAATAGAGACCAATTTTTCTGTTGCAAATTGTAAATTTTGTTTTTACATTTTTTGTAGTTTTCTACCGAACATCATCTGAGTCTGGTGGATGCTGCGAGAAGTAGGTAAACACGATCTCGAAGTCGAAGAATTTTTTTTGCAGAAGTACTAAAAAAATGTCGCGAACCATGCTCAGGTATGCTATTGAGAAATTTGATGTCAATGAAGTTCGAGAATAGATTGGGTAACAACGTTTTCAAAACGAAAAATAACGGCGTTTTTATTCGTAGCAACAAAAAAAGCAGCTTGACTTTTCATGCTTCTTTTTTTACATTGGCATGTATTTCTAATCAGTTTTATAAAATTAAGAGGAGGTTTGTGATGAAGAAGCTATTTGTTGTTTTACTTGCTTTATTGGTCTGTTTTGCTATGCCTTTGCTGGCGCAAGACAAAGAGAAAAAAGAGATGGCAGCCGGTGACATGGACATGACTCCCCCGACCCCACTCACCGAGGACAAATATTGCAGTTCAAGGGTTGGTGAATGGAAAGGCTGGAGCGAGGGCGGCCCCAAGGGTAAAGTCGAACAAACTGAGACAGTTGAAATGGCCCTGAACGGACAATTTTTGCTGATAAAATCTCAAGATACCGGGGGATGGCAAGGCATGGGCATCCTGACCATAAACCCAGAAACAGGTGAATTTATGGGCGGTTGGGCTGACGGCTTTCGGGGCATGTACGATGGCGCCGGTAAACGCGAAGGCAAGGTGCTCACTATGAAATGGACCGGGTACCAGGGAACTTATGAATCGGTTGAAACGATGGTAGATGATGACACTATTTCCTACACATGGTCTTTTACAGATCCGGCAGGCAAAACCATGGAGGGCAAAGGCGAAATGAAGCGGGTTAAGAAGGTGACTTCTAAATAAGCAGTCAGGAAAAACAAACAATAAAAGGCCGGCATAATTGTCGGCCTTTTTTTATTTAAAAACGAGTATAATTTAAATGAATTGATAAGAATACTATTGAGTAACATGTGATAAAGAAAGTCAAAGTTCTCTGTCAGGAGTACAATGATTTCACGAGCCAGTAAGGACATCCATACTATGACCGCTGATTCCCTGATTGCATTCTGCAGAGACTTACCCAGCGCAACTGAAGATATCAAATGGGGCAAAGACCTGGTCTTTTCAGTCGGGGATAAAATGTTTGCCGTTTTCGATTCGGCGGACAACACGAAAGTCTGCTTCAAAGCGACGCCGGCCATGTTTAGTACGCTGACCGGCAAGGAAGGAATCATATCGGCGCCTTATGTCGGCCGCTATAACTGGGTTCTTGTCGAAGACCTGGAGGTACTGCCAAGGGAAATGCTTGAGGATTTGATTTCGGAATCTTACCGGCTGGTTGCTTCTAAGCTGCCGGCAAAAGTGCGCAAGGCCTTGGGGTTGTAAGAAAATGAATTGATTGCTGCAAGTTACATCATCTCTTCATCTGCAGTGGGACCGTAAATTGCTGGAACGGGCACATCATTCAGCCGCAAATAAACCCCAAGTTGGGCGCGGTGGTGGATGTTGTGGTTCATAACAAAGCTGCGCAGCACGGCAATTTTAGGCATGGAAAAGAGCGCCTTCCCGCCGGAAAGAAGCGACCAGGGCTTCATAAACTCCTCATCGCTGGTTTTCTCAATTGCAGCATGCGCATCGGCGACATTTTTGTCGAACATCTCGAGCATCTCCTGTCTCGTTGATACCTCCGGAGTTTTGGGTGGCGGCGCATCTTTAGGCGCCATATCAAATGAATCTTCTTTTAAAGTAAGAATCGTCCAGCTCGGCAAATTA is part of the candidate division KSB1 bacterium genome and encodes:
- a CDS encoding DUF1579 family protein, translated to MKKLFVVLLALLVCFAMPLLAQDKEKKEMAAGDMDMTPPTPLTEDKYCSSRVGEWKGWSEGGPKGKVEQTETVEMALNGQFLLIKSQDTGGWQGMGILTINPETGEFMGGWADGFRGMYDGAGKREGKVLTMKWTGYQGTYESVETMVDDDTISYTWSFTDPAGKTMEGKGEMKRVKKVTSK
- a CDS encoding MmcQ/YjbR family DNA-binding protein, whose product is MTADSLIAFCRDLPSATEDIKWGKDLVFSVGDKMFAVFDSADNTKVCFKATPAMFSTLTGKEGIISAPYVGRYNWVLVEDLEVLPREMLEDLISESYRLVASKLPAKVRKALGL
- a CDS encoding DinB family protein; translated protein: MALSETILGEFDQEMANTRKTLERVPQDKLAWKPHDKSWSIKELATHLANLPSWTILTLKEDSFDMAPKDAPPPKTPEVSTRQEMLEMFDKNVADAHAAIEKTSDEEFMKPWSLLSGGKALFSMPKIAVLRSFVMNHNIHHRAQLGVYLRLNDVPVPAIYGPTADEEMM